In Nitrospira sp., one genomic interval encodes:
- a CDS encoding MlaE family lipid ABC transporter permease subunit: MEERAQQAGVILEQGTVRCEGAWTLRSLGRVERVLAATIWPHGGALRFDTSGIEAFDTGGAVVLYRAVTDARRQGCDATIEGLRSDYEQLLSLVTSNWSAVVTDVSPRLNGAERLDAAVHRLRERGLQGLAFLGESAVALGRLVRRPARLRWRTGLHRLRLDGVNALPITGLLTFLIGVVIAYQGAEQLRKFGTNIFIVDLVGISLLREIAPLIAAILIAGRSGSAYAAQIGTMKVTEELDALKTLGLSPIELLVVPRVVALIVTLPLLTVYADILGVFGGMLIAANQLSVSFTAFLSRFEEAVALRHFLIGIAKAPFFALIIALVGCYQGFQIRGGVDDVGRHTTISVVQSIFLVIIFDAICSILLNWWNL, from the coding sequence ATGGAGGAGCGGGCGCAACAGGCCGGGGTGATCCTGGAACAGGGGACGGTGCGTTGTGAGGGAGCCTGGACCTTGCGTAGCCTGGGCCGGGTGGAGCGGGTGCTCGCCGCGACGATCTGGCCGCACGGCGGCGCCCTCCGGTTCGACACGAGCGGGATCGAGGCCTTCGATACAGGCGGCGCGGTCGTGTTGTATCGCGCGGTGACCGATGCCAGGCGGCAGGGGTGCGACGCGACGATCGAGGGGTTGCGGTCTGATTACGAACAGCTTCTGAGCCTGGTCACATCCAACTGGAGCGCTGTCGTCACGGACGTGTCGCCGAGACTCAACGGTGCCGAGCGGCTCGACGCGGCGGTCCACCGTCTGCGCGAGAGGGGCCTTCAGGGACTCGCCTTTCTCGGGGAGAGCGCCGTCGCATTGGGGCGCCTCGTCAGGAGACCGGCCAGGTTGCGGTGGCGAACCGGTCTCCACCGCCTGCGGCTCGACGGCGTGAACGCGCTGCCCATCACCGGTCTGCTCACGTTCTTGATCGGTGTGGTGATCGCCTATCAAGGCGCGGAACAGTTGCGGAAGTTCGGCACCAATATTTTCATCGTGGACCTGGTGGGTATTTCGCTGTTGCGCGAAATCGCCCCGCTGATCGCGGCCATTCTGATCGCCGGGCGGTCGGGCTCGGCCTATGCGGCGCAGATCGGGACCATGAAGGTGACAGAGGAGTTGGATGCGCTGAAGACGCTCGGCCTGTCGCCGATCGAGCTGCTGGTCGTGCCGCGGGTCGTGGCCCTGATCGTGACGTTGCCGTTGTTGACCGTCTATGCCGACATCCTGGGGGTGTTCGGCGGGATGCTGATTGCGGCCAACCAGCTGAGCGTGAGCTTCACGGCCTTTCTGTCCCGCTTTGAGGAGGCCGTGGCCCTGCGGCATTTCCTGATCGGGATCGCCAAGGCGCCGTTCTTCGCCCTGATCATTGCGTTGGTGGGCTGTTATCAAGGGTTTCAGATTCGCGGCGGCGTGGACGATGTCGGGCGGCATACGACGATCAGCGTCGTGCAGAGCATTTTCCTCGTCATCATTTTCGATGCCATCTGCAGCATTCTGTTGAACTGGTGGAACTTGTGA
- a CDS encoding cupin domain-containing protein, with protein sequence MESVNAREADLITNPHQVKASRLYDTEHAQVVHITLEPGESLKKHVTPVDVFFYVLEGRGIVEIGDERKEVGPDMLISSPARIPHRWSNQSDKPFRVLVVKVPRPTEATKLL encoded by the coding sequence ATGGAAAGTGTCAACGCGCGAGAGGCCGACCTCATCACGAATCCCCATCAGGTCAAGGCGAGTCGGTTGTACGACACGGAGCATGCTCAAGTAGTTCACATCACGTTAGAACCGGGTGAATCGCTCAAGAAGCACGTGACGCCCGTCGATGTCTTCTTCTACGTCCTGGAAGGGAGAGGGATCGTCGAGATCGGAGACGAGAGGAAAGAAGTCGGGCCGGACATGCTCATTTCCAGCCCCGCCCGCATTCCGCACAGGTGGTCCAACCAGAGCGACAAGCCGTTCCGCGTGTTGGTCGTCAAGGTTCCGCGTCCGACCGAAGCCACGAAGTTGCTTTGA
- a CDS encoding glycosyltransferase family 39 protein, which yields MPSSRGSGEVLVDRVMNEGELDERHQSNIATRRSVEVVVLAVVSIWAFFTNLTFSLLEGSEGLYAGIAGEMGRRQEFFDLTYQGIPYFNKPPFFFWLLNASTTLWGDHELALRLPGSIAAVGTIVLTYVLASRLMSSTAAFWAALTVATSHVFLWYGRRVLFDSTLTFFITLALFAWAYVQLLGRSSWWYLLSFLSMALGVMLKELHGFFLPMLVMVSYAVIQRDWRMFKDKVFWIGLSGALVIMAAYAGMLGQGYQHHFHLGAAVKVIWNPTASGPPPEGHPFYWYLGMIWADFFPWSILLPSTLLLFWARRPFPNRSVEVLSLIWVFGLLIAFSLATMKREPYLMPMVPGFGLMVGYYYQHVLSLPERQTPMPIWLRLLLGILALLFAVGIVIGPLLLKKRWLVPPDFVPPLFIAVIAAMSGVLLYAAIRSRLHLAHYMVGGLAVGFMVTVVNIVFPAIDQAFSPRKITEEIKLLAREGQPALFHYIPGWPKNEDAVYYLKRDNVVPELPTPDAVAEAARRHGTIRVVTEEQHAVTLEKRTDFATERIREFRQPSRKHLWLLSVRSGA from the coding sequence ATGCCCTCCAGCAGAGGGAGTGGTGAGGTGTTGGTTGATCGGGTGATGAACGAGGGGGAATTGGATGAACGGCATCAGTCGAATATTGCGACTCGCCGGTCTGTCGAAGTCGTGGTGCTGGCCGTGGTCAGTATTTGGGCGTTCTTCACCAATCTCACGTTTTCGTTGCTGGAAGGCAGCGAAGGCCTTTACGCGGGCATTGCAGGTGAAATGGGGCGGCGGCAGGAATTTTTCGACCTCACGTACCAGGGCATTCCGTACTTCAACAAGCCGCCCTTCTTCTTCTGGCTGCTCAATGCGTCGACCACCCTGTGGGGCGACCATGAACTTGCCCTGCGCCTGCCCGGTTCGATCGCCGCCGTCGGTACCATTGTCCTGACCTACGTGCTGGCCTCCAGGCTCATGTCCTCGACAGCGGCCTTCTGGGCCGCCTTGACCGTGGCGACCAGCCACGTCTTTCTCTGGTACGGCCGGCGGGTGCTGTTCGATTCGACGCTGACCTTTTTCATTACGCTGGCGCTGTTCGCCTGGGCCTACGTCCAACTGCTGGGCCGCAGTTCCTGGTGGTATCTGCTGAGTTTCTTGAGCATGGCGCTCGGAGTGATGTTGAAGGAACTGCACGGGTTCTTTTTGCCGATGCTGGTCATGGTCTCCTATGCGGTCATCCAGCGGGATTGGCGGATGTTCAAGGACAAGGTGTTTTGGATCGGGTTATCCGGAGCACTGGTGATCATGGCGGCCTACGCCGGCATGCTGGGCCAAGGGTACCAACACCATTTTCATCTCGGCGCCGCGGTCAAAGTGATTTGGAACCCCACCGCCTCCGGTCCGCCGCCGGAAGGGCACCCCTTCTATTGGTATCTGGGCATGATCTGGGCCGACTTTTTCCCCTGGTCGATCCTGCTGCCCTCCACGCTGCTGTTGTTCTGGGCCCGACGGCCCTTCCCGAACCGGTCGGTCGAGGTCCTGTCGTTGATCTGGGTCTTCGGGCTCTTGATCGCCTTCAGCCTCGCCACCATGAAACGCGAGCCCTATCTCATGCCGATGGTGCCGGGATTCGGGTTGATGGTCGGCTACTATTACCAGCATGTCTTGTCGCTGCCGGAACGGCAGACTCCCATGCCGATCTGGCTGCGGCTGTTGTTGGGAATACTGGCCCTCCTCTTTGCCGTCGGTATCGTGATCGGGCCGCTCTTGCTCAAGAAACGGTGGCTCGTGCCGCCGGATTTCGTGCCGCCGCTCTTTATCGCGGTCATCGCCGCCATGTCCGGCGTGCTGCTCTATGCGGCCATTCGCTCCCGTCTGCACCTGGCGCACTATATGGTCGGGGGCCTGGCGGTCGGGTTCATGGTGACGGTCGTGAACATCGTCTTCCCGGCGATCGACCAGGCCTTCTCGCCAAGGAAAATCACCGAGGAAATTAAACTGCTCGCCCGCGAGGGCCAACCGGCGCTGTTCCACTACATTCCCGGCTGGCCGAAAAACGAAGACGCGGTCTATTATCTCAAGCGAGATAATGTGGTGCCGGAACTCCCCACGCCCGACGCGGTGGCCGAGGCTGCGCGCCGGCACGGCACCATCAGGGTCGTGACCGAAGAGCAACATGCCGTCACCCTGGAGAAACGAACGGATTTCGCGACGGAGCGGATTCGTGAATTTCGCCAACCGAGCCGCAAACATTTGTGGCTCCTGTCGGTGCGCAGCGGGGCTTGA
- a CDS encoding MCE family protein, whose product MEPKVNYVVVGAFVVLLGATVLGVILWLGKTDYRGAYDRYYVYTRESVAGLSVDSTVKYRGVDVGRVKEVVLNPDNSEEVRVTLDIVRGTPIKTDTQALLVTQGLTGLVTLNLTGGSREAPSLAAAPGLPYPIIASAPSLAGRLDGALSQLLSEQGLASLVANLNGLAQNASSALDEENRRALRQMLKDLSEVTRLLAAHGHEVDRGLQSAAAAAEQAARLAEQMGKQLPMLLERLNKSTAALQVMAEELAKTSRSVGEVVGASKPDLERFSRQTLADTGLLIGELRQLTATLTRVAQQVERQPNVLVLGRPSTSKGPGE is encoded by the coding sequence ATGGAGCCGAAGGTCAACTATGTGGTCGTGGGCGCCTTCGTCGTGCTGTTGGGCGCGACGGTGCTGGGGGTCATTCTGTGGCTGGGCAAGACGGACTATCGCGGCGCGTATGACCGCTACTACGTCTATACGCGTGAGTCGGTTGCGGGGCTGAGCGTGGACTCCACCGTGAAGTATCGCGGCGTGGATGTCGGGCGGGTCAAGGAGGTCGTGCTCAACCCGGACAACTCGGAAGAGGTGCGGGTGACGCTCGACATCGTGCGGGGCACGCCCATCAAGACCGATACGCAGGCGTTGCTGGTGACACAGGGGTTGACGGGGCTGGTGACGCTGAATCTCACCGGTGGGAGCCGCGAAGCCCCTTCGCTCGCCGCCGCGCCGGGCCTACCCTATCCGATCATCGCCAGTGCACCCTCGCTGGCCGGACGGCTGGACGGCGCGCTCTCGCAACTGTTGTCGGAGCAGGGCCTGGCGAGCCTGGTCGCGAATTTGAATGGGTTGGCTCAGAATGCCTCCTCCGCGTTGGACGAGGAAAACCGGCGGGCGTTGCGGCAGATGCTGAAGGACCTGTCCGAAGTGACGCGGTTGCTGGCGGCGCACGGCCACGAGGTCGATCGCGGCCTGCAAAGCGCGGCGGCGGCGGCTGAACAGGCTGCGCGCCTGGCCGAGCAGATGGGCAAGCAGTTGCCGATGTTGCTGGAGCGTCTCAATAAAAGCACGGCTGCCCTCCAGGTCATGGCGGAGGAACTGGCCAAGACGAGCCGATCCGTCGGGGAGGTGGTTGGAGCCAGCAAGCCCGATCTCGAGCGATTCTCCCGCCAGACCTTGGCGGATACCGGCTTGCTGATCGGTGAATTGCGGCAACTCACCGCAACCTTGACCAGGGTGGCACAGCAGGTCGAGCGGCAACCGAACGTCCTGGTCCTCGGCCGTCCGTCGACCTCGAAGGGGCCGGGAGAATGA
- a CDS encoding ATP-binding cassette domain-containing protein, whose product MTEASPAAAPSQAVDSPVIEVSHVSTRFGQAVVHDDVNLMVVRGEVFAIAGGNGCGKSTLLREIIGLLRPSSGTIRLFGRDSRELEASDGRAIHRRFGVMFQGGALFSSMTLEDNVAVPLREHTRLNAAAIRDIVALKVALVGLPQESKRKFPSELSGGMKRRAALARAIVMDPELLFLDEPTAGLDPMIADGFDELLLHLKRLLGFTVVMVTHDLDSLWRVADRVAVLGNGKILGIGTMEELTHSEDAVVRDYFHGPRGRAARANYAGSVLHEG is encoded by the coding sequence ATGACGGAGGCATCGCCGGCAGCCGCGCCGTCGCAGGCCGTGGACTCGCCCGTGATCGAGGTGAGCCATGTGTCGACCAGATTCGGGCAGGCCGTCGTGCACGACGATGTGAACCTCATGGTCGTGCGCGGCGAGGTGTTTGCCATCGCCGGGGGGAACGGCTGCGGTAAGTCGACGCTGCTGCGGGAAATCATCGGGCTGCTGCGTCCCAGCTCCGGGACGATCCGCCTGTTCGGCCGGGACAGCCGCGAATTGGAAGCCTCCGACGGGCGCGCGATTCATCGTCGGTTCGGGGTGATGTTTCAAGGCGGCGCCCTCTTCAGTTCCATGACGCTGGAGGACAATGTCGCCGTGCCCCTGCGCGAACATACGCGGCTCAACGCCGCGGCCATTCGGGACATCGTGGCGTTGAAAGTTGCCCTCGTGGGGCTTCCGCAGGAGAGCAAACGGAAGTTCCCCAGCGAACTCAGCGGCGGTATGAAGCGGCGCGCGGCCCTCGCGCGGGCCATCGTGATGGATCCCGAGTTGTTGTTTCTCGACGAGCCGACGGCGGGCCTCGATCCGATGATCGCTGATGGATTCGACGAACTCTTGCTCCATCTGAAGCGGCTGCTCGGATTCACGGTGGTGATGGTGACGCATGATTTGGATTCCTTGTGGCGAGTGGCCGATCGGGTGGCGGTGTTGGGCAACGGCAAGATTCTTGGCATCGGCACGATGGAGGAGCTGACGCATTCCGAGGATGCCGTCGTGCGCGACTATTTCCATGGGCCGCGTGGACGGGCTGCTCGGGCGAACTACGCCGGGTCGGTCTTGCACGAGGGCTGA